In one Nocardioides sp. NBC_00368 genomic region, the following are encoded:
- a CDS encoding YfjP family GTPase, protein MSGLLEGAKNLVSRGGDLGDRLDGLTAATTAATGRLDDGLVEEARTVVNKAQGRLKLSADHTVVGVAGATGSGKSSTFNALTGLELSAVGVRRPTTSWATACVWGSEGAQELLEWLGIPERHQTTRDSMLDTRREGHELDGVVLLDLPDHDSTEVSHHLEVDRLVELADMLVWVLDPQKYADAAIHDRYLQPLRTHSEIMVVVLNHIDRVPEDRRESMLGDVRRLLDQDGLRNVPVIPVSAKLGWGIPQLKTEIAQRAAAKRANKSRLSADIKSAAVKLAKASGDAKPRSLAKPRVEALEDAIAEAAGVPTVVDAVERSVRTRARAATGWPLVSWVSRLKPDPLKRLHLALGEEATQLAGRARTSLPQTTAVERARVDTEVRQLADEAGAGLASPWRDAIRRASVSRMGDLADRLDASVGGVDLNAERLPLWTGLVKALQWLLIVVAGVGLVWSVALLLSGAAQVGEVTPSVAGVELPYVMFIGGVGLGLLLWCVCHLLVISTARRRARVADARLRTAVAEVSRELVVDPIETELAAYTALRHGVAKALR, encoded by the coding sequence TTGAGCGGCCTGCTCGAAGGTGCGAAGAACCTGGTCAGCCGGGGTGGAGACCTCGGTGATCGACTGGACGGACTGACCGCTGCGACCACCGCCGCGACGGGACGCCTCGACGACGGGCTCGTCGAGGAGGCGCGCACCGTGGTCAACAAGGCCCAGGGACGCCTGAAGCTCTCCGCCGACCACACGGTCGTCGGGGTCGCCGGGGCGACCGGGTCGGGCAAGTCGTCCACGTTCAACGCCCTGACCGGGCTGGAGCTCTCCGCCGTCGGCGTCCGCCGGCCGACCACGTCGTGGGCGACCGCGTGCGTGTGGGGCTCGGAGGGTGCGCAGGAGCTGCTCGAGTGGCTGGGCATCCCCGAGCGTCACCAGACCACGCGCGACTCGATGCTCGACACCCGCCGCGAGGGGCACGAGCTCGACGGGGTCGTGCTCCTGGACCTCCCCGACCACGACTCCACCGAGGTCTCCCACCATCTCGAGGTCGACCGTCTGGTCGAGCTCGCCGACATGCTGGTGTGGGTGCTCGACCCGCAGAAGTACGCCGACGCGGCCATCCACGACCGCTACCTGCAGCCGCTCCGGACCCACTCCGAGATCATGGTCGTGGTGCTCAACCACATCGACCGCGTGCCGGAGGACCGCCGCGAGTCGATGCTGGGGGACGTACGCCGGCTGCTGGATCAGGACGGGCTGCGCAACGTCCCGGTGATCCCGGTCTCGGCCAAGCTCGGCTGGGGGATCCCGCAGCTCAAGACCGAGATCGCCCAGCGGGCCGCGGCGAAGCGCGCCAACAAGTCCCGGCTCTCGGCCGACATCAAGTCCGCCGCGGTCAAGCTCGCCAAGGCGTCCGGCGATGCCAAGCCGCGCTCCCTGGCCAAGCCGCGCGTCGAGGCGCTCGAGGACGCCATCGCGGAGGCCGCGGGGGTGCCGACCGTGGTCGACGCGGTCGAGCGTTCCGTACGCACCCGGGCTCGTGCGGCCACCGGCTGGCCGCTTGTCTCCTGGGTCTCCCGGCTCAAGCCCGACCCCTTGAAGCGCCTTCACCTCGCGCTGGGCGAAGAGGCGACCCAGCTGGCCGGGCGCGCCCGGACCTCGCTGCCGCAGACCACCGCGGTCGAGCGGGCCAGGGTCGACACCGAGGTCCGTCAGCTGGCCGACGAGGCCGGTGCCGGGCTCGCCTCGCCGTGGCGCGACGCGATCCGGCGGGCCTCGGTCTCGCGGATGGGCGACCTCGCCGACAGGCTCGACGCCTCGGTCGGCGGTGTCGACCTCAACGCCGAGCGGCTGCCGCTGTGGACCGGGCTGGTCAAGGCTCTCCAGTGGCTGCTGATCGTCGTCGCCGGCGTCGGGCTGGTGTGGTCGGTGGCGCTGCTCCTCTCCGGGGCCGCTCAGGTCGGTGAGGTGACGCCTTCGGTCGCCGGGGTCGAGCTGCCCTACGTGATGTTCATCGGAGGCGTCGGGCTCGGGCTGCTGCTGTGGTGCGTGTGTCATCTGCTGGTGATCAGCACCGCCCGGCGGCGGGCGCGGGTGGCTGACGCGCGGTTGCGTACGGCGGTCGCCGAGGTCTCCCGCGAGCTCGTCGTCGACCCGATCGAGACCGAGCTGGCGGCCTACACCGCGCTCCGGCACGGGGTGGCCAAGGCGCTGCGCTGA
- the ssb gene encoding single-stranded DNA-binding protein encodes MNDSIITLRGYVGADPVVRSVGEVSVANFRIACTPRKFNRASGEWSDGVTQWFTVSAWRQLGENVGRSLRKGDPVVVQGRLSARSYVNKDGLEVNTFEVEANVVGHDLNRGMTSLSRNPRSLAAVAAPAPEPHDDDPERDPIADWRAPGSDPWEEKPATADEPEATAETESSVAA; translated from the coding sequence ATGAACGACTCGATCATCACCCTGCGTGGCTACGTCGGCGCCGACCCTGTGGTGCGCAGCGTCGGTGAGGTGTCGGTGGCCAACTTCCGGATCGCGTGCACCCCGCGGAAGTTCAACCGGGCGTCCGGCGAGTGGAGCGACGGCGTGACCCAATGGTTCACGGTGAGTGCCTGGCGCCAGCTGGGGGAGAACGTCGGTCGCTCGCTGCGCAAGGGCGACCCCGTCGTCGTCCAGGGCCGGCTGAGCGCCCGCAGCTACGTCAACAAGGACGGTCTCGAGGTCAACACCTTCGAGGTCGAGGCGAACGTTGTCGGCCACGATCTCAATCGCGGCATGACCAGCCTCTCGCGCAACCCGCGCTCCCTGGCCGCGGTGGCCGCTCCCGCTCCTGAACCTCACGACGACGACCCCGAGCGCGACCCGATCGCCGACTGGCGTGCGCCCGGATCGGACCCGTGGGAGGAGAAGCCTGCGACCGCCGACGAGCCCGAGGCGACCGCCGAGACGGAGAGCTCCGTGGCGGCCTGA
- the ettA gene encoding energy-dependent translational throttle protein EttA produces the protein MADYILSLRNVRKAHGDKVVLDNVTLSFLHGAKIGVVGPNGMGKSSLLKLMAGLDHPNNGDIVRDQDATVGMLQQEPPLTEGKTVLENVEEAVGEIKAKMKRLEDAYMEMGDPDADQDALMAETGELQTYLDNINAWDIDSKLEQAMDALRCPPGDAIVDNLSGGERRRVALCKLLLQEPDLLLLDEPTNHLDAESVQWLEGHLKSYKGAVLAVTHDRYFLDNVAEWIAEVDRGSIHGYEGNYSTYLETKKERLKVEGLKDAKRARMLEKELEWVRSNAKARQTKSKSRLARYEELAAEADKARKIDTADINIPPGPRLGDVVMEAKGLTKGFEGRTLWDDISFSLPRAGIVGIVGPNGVGKTTLFRMITGSETPDAGELNVGQTVKISYVDQSRGGIDPNKNVWEVVSDGLDFIKVANFEMNSRAYVASFGFKGPDQQKKAGVLSGGERNRLNLALTLKQGGNMLLLDEPTNDLDVETLSSLEDALLDFPGCAVVTSHDRWFLDRVATHILAWEGTEEKEGEWFWFEGNFESYEANKIERLGLEAARPHRVTHRRLTRD, from the coding sequence ATGGCCGACTACATCCTCTCCCTGCGCAATGTGCGCAAGGCCCATGGCGACAAGGTCGTCCTCGACAACGTCACCCTCTCGTTCCTGCACGGTGCCAAGATCGGCGTCGTCGGCCCGAACGGTATGGGTAAGTCCTCGCTGCTCAAGCTGATGGCGGGGCTCGACCATCCCAACAACGGCGACATCGTCCGCGACCAGGACGCGACGGTCGGGATGCTCCAGCAGGAGCCGCCGCTGACCGAGGGCAAGACCGTCCTCGAGAACGTCGAGGAGGCGGTCGGCGAGATCAAGGCGAAGATGAAGCGCCTCGAGGACGCCTACATGGAGATGGGCGACCCCGACGCCGACCAGGACGCCCTGATGGCCGAGACCGGTGAGCTCCAGACCTACCTCGACAACATCAACGCCTGGGACATCGACTCCAAGCTGGAGCAGGCGATGGACGCGCTGCGCTGCCCTCCGGGCGACGCGATCGTCGACAACCTCTCCGGTGGTGAGCGCCGCCGGGTCGCGCTGTGCAAGCTGCTCCTGCAGGAGCCCGACCTGCTGCTCCTCGACGAGCCCACCAACCACCTCGACGCCGAGTCGGTGCAGTGGCTGGAGGGTCACCTGAAGAGCTACAAGGGTGCCGTCCTGGCCGTCACCCACGACCGCTACTTCCTCGACAACGTCGCCGAGTGGATCGCCGAGGTCGACCGCGGCTCGATCCACGGCTACGAGGGCAACTACTCCACCTACCTGGAGACCAAGAAGGAGCGTCTCAAGGTCGAGGGCCTCAAGGACGCCAAGCGCGCCCGGATGCTCGAGAAGGAGCTGGAGTGGGTCCGCTCCAACGCCAAGGCTCGCCAGACCAAGTCGAAGTCGCGTCTGGCGCGCTACGAGGAGCTCGCTGCCGAGGCCGACAAGGCCCGCAAGATCGACACCGCCGACATCAACATCCCGCCGGGCCCGCGCCTGGGCGACGTGGTGATGGAGGCGAAGGGCCTGACCAAGGGCTTCGAGGGTCGCACGCTGTGGGACGACATCTCCTTCTCACTCCCTCGTGCCGGCATCGTCGGCATCGTCGGTCCGAACGGCGTCGGCAAGACCACCCTGTTCCGGATGATCACCGGCTCCGAGACGCCCGACGCCGGCGAGCTCAACGTCGGCCAGACCGTGAAGATCTCCTACGTCGACCAGAGCCGCGGCGGCATCGACCCCAACAAGAACGTCTGGGAGGTCGTCTCCGACGGCCTGGACTTCATCAAGGTCGCCAACTTCGAGATGAACTCGCGGGCCTACGTCGCCTCCTTCGGCTTCAAGGGTCCCGACCAGCAGAAGAAGGCCGGCGTCCTCTCCGGCGGTGAGCGCAACCGTCTCAACCTCGCGCTCACCCTGAAGCAGGGCGGCAACATGCTGCTGCTCGACGAGCCGACCAACGACCTCGACGTCGAGACGCTCTCCTCGCTCGAGGACGCGCTGCTCGACTTCCCCGGCTGCGCCGTGGTCACCTCCCACGACCGGTGGTTCCTCGACCGCGTCGCCACCCACATCCTCGCCTGGGAAGGCACCGAGGAGAAGGAGGGCGAGTGGTTCTGGTTCGAGGGCAACTTCGAGTCCTACGAGGCCAACAAGATCGAGCGCCTCGGTCTCGAGGCCGCCCGCCCCCACCGCGTCACCCACCGTCGCCTCACCCGCGACTGA